Genomic window (Streptomyces sp. NBC_01431):
TTCACACCGACCAGTCGGGATGATGGGAGCGCAGCGTCACGGCCGCCGGTACCGGAAGCGGTTCCGCCCGCACTCCCGTCTCCTCGAACAGCTCCGGCGGGCCGCCTCTCGCGGCCTCTCCCCGGGATCGGCTTTTCCCGCCCGGCGCCACCCACCCCTGCCAACGATGATTCACCAGCAAGACGTGCGCCAAGGACTCGTCGAACACCCACGTTTCAGTGGCCGGCGGACCAGCCCAGGCCACATCAGGGCGCAACAGCCACTCCAACGCACCGTCGTAGTCAGCAACAGCTCGACGCGCATCACAGATCGCAGCTTCGAGACTGCGCGGCTCCAGCCGAAGGCCCTTCACCCACCGGAGACTACGGCCGGCCCCTGACAACCGAGCCGCGCGGGCCGGTCCCCAGGGGTTCAAGGACGGATTGTCACCCCCCCTGCATGCCGGGGGCAACGAGCCGCGCGGGCCTACGGACACGCCGACACCACGATCCCGGCGCCCCGGATTCTTCACCGTCTCACCGGCGCGTGTGGTGGTGCGCCCGCGGCCCCGGAAGCCGCCGCGACAGAGAGCAGCGGACGCACCCGTCCGCCCACCCCGCCCGCCTGCCGCAACACCCGAGCGGGCCGCGCCACTTGGCCCGGTCCAGCAGGTGCTGCATCCCGTCCGGCCTCGCCTCGCCGGCCCACTCAGCGATGGAACAGCCGTCCTTTCGGGGCAGGTCCGAATGCGGCCCAAGCACCAACCGCCTTATCCTGCACCGGCGTTCAACCCGGACGAACCGTAATGCGATCCAGCCCATCAGGCCCTCGAATGCCTCCTGCCACCCGGCAGGGTCTAGGCTGTGCCCCGCAGCCACCGCACGATCTTCAGTCCTCACACATCAACGGTGGTTGCACCCGTCTTCCTACCGGGTTGGAGTGGGGTGCGAAGTGTCGACATCGTCTGAGTTCCGTGGCTTCGATCTGGTGCGGCGTGGCTATGACCGCCATCAGGTCGATCAGTATCTCAAGACCCTGTCCGAAGCCAACTCGCCGGCCGGCCCGCCGCCGTTCCGGATCGCGGGGCGGGGCTACGACCGCCATCAGGTTGACGTTCGCATCAGGGACCTCCTGGCGGACAGAGGCATCAACGGCTAACCACCCGCGTCCCCCAGGCAGTGCTGTCTTCACGTCCGAACCCGAGGCGTCGGTGACCGCGGCGCAGGCTCCGCCTCGGCGTCGCCGTCGCCTCGGGTGATGGCCAGGGTCTGTCCGAGCCGGATGTGGAGTTGTTGTTCCTGGTGCGCAGTCGCGGCCTGGTGCGGCGGAGCGATGTCGACCAGCCGTATTCCGCGGCGCAGCCAGACCTCCGCCTGGTCGTACGCCCGCTGGCGCTCCGACAGTTCGGCGGCACGCAGCAGCCGGGAATGGCCTGCTGGGCCGACAGCACTTCCTTGGCGTGCCAGGTGTGGTGGGTCAGTCGTTCGACCTCTTCGTCGGACACCTGCCCGTGGTTGCGGGAGGCCAGCGCGTCGGCGACCCTTGCGTGCCGCCGACGGCGCCACCGCCCCGGTCGTGCTCGCCGAGCACCGCACAGGTGTCCGCCAGTTGCTCGACCGTGGCGAGTCTGCTCTCCGCCAGCGCGTTCGTGGCAGCGAGCAGCGGGGCCGTGCCATTGATCCCGCCGAGCGCCGGCCCCTGCCACAGGGCCAGCGCCCCGCGCAGCATCAGCGCCTCGTCGGCCGGCTCGCGCTGCCGTCGGGCCGGCGCGACCAGGTCCTCGAAACGCGCCACAACTCCATGTGCGTGCACTCTCCGGCGGGCCGACGGAAACAAAAGGACGAGGGTGACAAGGGTCTCGCCAGGAGTTACTGGCGAGTTCTGGCGCTCTATGGCGGTTGCGATCCTGCGGGGTGCGCCCAGGCCCTGCGGCGGCCCCGTAACGCCGGTTCGACCGGGTCGAGGTGTCGCGCACGGACGTGAGGCCAAGGGTCAGGGTGTGGTGGTAATGGGCGGCCAGAGAGTGGTGGCGGTGAGGGAGCGAGCCAGCGGACAGCCGACTCGTGGCCCAACTGGGCGTTGTGGGTCAGGAAGTTGTCGACGCGCGTCCGCCAGGCAGCGCCGAGACGACGAGATCCGCTATACGGAGCAGGTCGTTGCGCCCGAGGCCCTGGTTTGACTGCACGGACAGTCCATGCCACAAAGTTTGAAGCGATGCAGCGAGTGTGGCCGGGTCTGTGCCCTTCGGGACTTGTCCATCGTTCTGAGCTTGGCCGATGCGCTTGTGCAGCAGGCGCTGGTTCGACGCGTAAAGGTCGTCGAGGTAGGCGCGAGTGTCGATCGTTTCCGGACTGTCCGTCATTGCAGCGCTGCTCACCAGGCAGCCCGGATGCCCTGAGTTGGGCTGGGTGAACTCTTCGACGGATCGACGGAACAACTGGTCGAGGGTGTCAGAGAAGTCGGGTTGCGCACACGCATCCTGGTAGATGATCCGGTACCGCTCGGCGTACGTTCGCACCGCTTCCTCGAACAGCCCCGCCTTACTCCCGAACGCGGCATAGATGCTCGAAGTGGACAGCGTAAGCGCGGTGCTCAGTTCCCGCGTGGACGTGCCGGAGTAGCCGCGTTGCCAGAAGAGCCGTGCCGCTTCGAGCACAACCGTGGCTCGATTGAACTGGGGGGGTCGTCCTGCTCGGCTGGGATGCATGCTTGCATTGTAGAGCGGATGCTCCATAATCCATCTTATGGAGCAACCGATACAGAAGAAGGTGCCGCGTCCAGACGGCAGTTGGGTGAGCGTCGACATCTACGGCGATGCTGCGGAGCCGGGGCTGCTCATGATGCCCGGCGTGATGAGCGATGCGCACAGTTGGCGGCACGTCGCTCGCTCTCTTGAGGCGTGGGCGTCGGTGTCTGTCGTCAATCGACGGGGGCGAGCACCCTCAGGACCGCTCGGAGGCCAGTATTCGTTGCGAACCGAGGTCGACGACCTCTGTGCAGTGATCGAGGTCGTCGGTGAGCCGAAGGCCGTCTTCGGTTGGAGCTACGGGGGCCTGATCGCCCTGCTTCTTGCGTGCGAACGTCCGATGAGCCATGTGATCGCTTACGAGCCAGTCGACCCCACCTTCGGCAACGCCGCGCTGCCTTCGCTCCACGCCGCAGACGCTGTACAGGATTGGGATCGAGTGGTCGGGATCGTGAACGAGCAAGTGTCAGGCTTCTCCACGAAGTACGTCGATGCGCTGCGAGCTGATCACGGTGCGTGGTCGACGTTGCGCAGACTGAGCGAACCGCTCTACTCGGAACTGCAGGCGCTATCCGATGCCGAACTTGGCGCAGATCTCGGCTCCCACGCGGCCGTCATCGACCTGATCGTCGGCGAGCGGAACATCGGCGCGGAGCCGTACGGAACCTCGTTCCAGCGGGTCGTGAGCAGACTCCGCGGTTGCACGGTCCATCCACTGGCCAGCCAAGGACACCTCGCCCACCTCGAAGACCCCGCCGCCCTGAGTAGGCTCCTCGACAAACTCGAAGACTGATGGGAGTGCGACGGGTACATGCAAACGCCCCGCTCACCGTGAAGGGCCGACATCGCCTGATCGAACGCTGCAAGACCTGACCGTCGCACATGTTGCCGCGGAGATGGGAATCTCGCGGGATTGCGCGTCGAAGTGGGTGAATCGGTGGCGCAAACACGGTGATGTCGGGCTGCTGGACCAGTCGTCGACCTCGCGCCATCGGCCTACGGCCACTAGTAGTGCTTGGTCAAGTTCGTTCGGCGGTGGCGTGTCTTCTTGATCGGTTGTGTCGTTGATCGTGTGTGCTGGGTGGGGAGTTGGCCGCGGTCCGGTGTGATCTGG
Coding sequences:
- a CDS encoding TetR/AcrR family transcriptional regulator, yielding MHPSRAGRPPQFNRATVVLEAARLFWQRGYSGTSTRELSTALTLSTSSIYAAFGSKAGLFEEAVRTYAERYRIIYQDACAQPDFSDTLDQLFRRSVEEFTQPNSGHPGCLVSSAAMTDSPETIDTRAYLDDLYASNQRLLHKRIGQAQNDGQVPKGTDPATLAASLQTLWHGLSVQSNQGLGRNDLLRIADLVVSALPGGRASTTS
- a CDS encoding BTAD domain-containing putative transcriptional regulator, producing MARFEDLVAPARRQREPADEALMLRGALALWQGPALGGINGTAPLLAATNALAESRLATVEQLADTCAVLGEHDRGGGAVGGTQGSPTRWPPATTGRCPTKRSND
- a CDS encoding alpha/beta fold hydrolase, which produces MEQPIQKKVPRPDGSWVSVDIYGDAAEPGLLMMPGVMSDAHSWRHVARSLEAWASVSVVNRRGRAPSGPLGGQYSLRTEVDDLCAVIEVVGEPKAVFGWSYGGLIALLLACERPMSHVIAYEPVDPTFGNAALPSLHAADAVQDWDRVVGIVNEQVSGFSTKYVDALRADHGAWSTLRRLSEPLYSELQALSDAELGADLGSHAAVIDLIVGERNIGAEPYGTSFQRVVSRLRGCTVHPLASQGHLAHLEDPAALSRLLDKLED